In Arthrobacter sp. B3I9, the following are encoded in one genomic region:
- a CDS encoding TIGR03089 family protein, with the protein MSIPAFDLMTALRSGQATSPRLTWYGPEGERVELSGRVLDNWVAKTSNLLQDELDAEPGTRLRLDLPAHWKSLILALAAWQLGMELILDAGEADLVATDDPGPAAAQGAFDAVLAVALPALAMRWPGELPSGVVDYAAEVRSHGDVFLPHVEPEPSRPALLTTAGAEHTHSGLLDGFAALPAGAQRLLVPAADGLEAALSRALGAWKSDGSVVLVHPDVEVTDKLLSAERVDAS; encoded by the coding sequence ATGAGTATTCCGGCATTCGACCTGATGACCGCCCTGCGTTCCGGCCAGGCCACCTCGCCGCGGCTCACCTGGTACGGACCGGAGGGCGAGCGCGTTGAGCTCTCGGGCCGGGTCCTGGACAACTGGGTCGCGAAAACCAGCAACCTCCTGCAGGACGAACTCGATGCCGAGCCCGGTACGCGGCTCCGGCTGGACCTGCCTGCTCACTGGAAATCGCTGATCCTCGCCCTCGCTGCCTGGCAACTGGGGATGGAGCTCATCCTCGACGCGGGCGAGGCCGACCTGGTGGCCACGGACGATCCCGGCCCCGCCGCGGCCCAGGGGGCGTTCGACGCCGTCCTGGCGGTGGCGCTGCCCGCCCTCGCGATGCGCTGGCCGGGCGAGCTGCCCAGCGGCGTCGTCGACTATGCAGCGGAAGTCCGCTCCCATGGTGACGTCTTCCTGCCGCACGTGGAGCCGGAACCATCGCGCCCGGCCCTGCTGACCACCGCCGGTGCGGAGCACACGCACTCCGGGCTGCTGGACGGGTTTGCTGCCCTGCCGGCCGGAGCGCAGCGGCTGCTGGTGCCCGCGGCGGACGGCCTGGAAGCGGCCCTGTCACGCGCTTTGGGCGCCTGGAAGTCGGACGGCTCCGTGGTGCTGGTGCACCCCGACGTCGAGGTGACGGACAAGCTGCTCAGCGCCGAACGCGTCGACGCCTCGTAG
- a CDS encoding GtrA family protein: MNTTLTERVRGLASLFWREVAKFGAVGGIAFVIDNGLTYYLMHGPMTDSEAKARFVGASVATIFSWIANRFWTFRHRRQDNVVREFVMFILINGIGIGISTGFTALAKYGFGVTDKNLLFSAGIVGILVATVVRFFAYRFLVFNKELDEEPEFSHDHEIIERHPHSTAGVRVPEARVEDPDLPGHQS; the protein is encoded by the coding sequence ATGAATACAACACTTACTGAGCGCGTGCGCGGGCTGGCCTCGCTGTTCTGGCGCGAAGTGGCCAAGTTCGGAGCCGTGGGCGGTATTGCGTTCGTCATCGATAACGGACTGACGTACTACCTGATGCACGGACCGATGACGGACAGTGAGGCCAAAGCGCGCTTTGTCGGCGCCAGCGTCGCCACCATCTTCTCGTGGATAGCCAACCGCTTCTGGACGTTCCGCCACCGCCGCCAGGACAACGTGGTGCGCGAGTTCGTGATGTTCATCCTCATTAACGGCATCGGCATCGGCATCTCCACCGGATTCACCGCGCTCGCCAAGTACGGGTTCGGCGTCACCGACAAGAACCTGCTCTTCTCGGCCGGGATCGTCGGCATCCTCGTAGCCACCGTGGTGCGGTTTTTCGCCTACCGCTTCCTGGTGTTCAACAAGGAACTGGACGAAGAGCCGGAGTTCTCGCACGACCACGAAATCATCGAGCGGCACCCGCACAGCACCGCTGGCGTCCGGGTGCCGGAAGCGCGCGTCGAGGACCCGGATCTGCCCGGGCACCAGTCCTAA
- a CDS encoding 5-(carboxyamino)imidazole ribonucleotide synthase → MTFPVIGVVGGGQLARMMAPAATALGFELHVLAEGEDVSAVSAVPNAPVGDYTDLDHLLEFSRDVDVLTFDHEHVPTEHLRALIQAGVNVHPGPDALVNAQDKLVMRAAIDRLELPNPRWAAVADVAELIAFGDDNGWPVVLKTPRGGYDGKGVRIIDSAEDAAAASAWFEAMSPLLAEAKVEFSRELSALVARTPDGESRAWPVVHTVQVDGVCDEVIAPALDIPLEVAAAAESAALRIANELGVTGVMAVELFETPGVGAGFLINELAMRPHNTGHWTQDGSVTSQFEQHLRAILNLPLGATDVLGPVVVMKNFLGGENQDLFSAYPAALASEPAAKVHCYGKAVRPGRKIGHVNLVGTSTAEVESVRARAATVANIIRNGRVQASTASGHPEETV, encoded by the coding sequence ATGACTTTTCCTGTAATCGGTGTCGTTGGCGGCGGCCAACTGGCCCGCATGATGGCCCCGGCGGCCACCGCCCTGGGCTTCGAGCTCCACGTCCTTGCCGAAGGTGAGGACGTCTCGGCGGTCTCCGCCGTGCCCAACGCCCCGGTCGGTGATTACACCGATCTGGACCACCTCCTGGAGTTCTCCCGGGACGTTGACGTGCTGACCTTCGACCATGAGCATGTGCCCACCGAGCATTTGCGCGCCCTGATCCAGGCCGGCGTCAACGTCCACCCCGGGCCTGACGCGCTGGTCAACGCGCAGGACAAGCTCGTCATGCGCGCCGCCATCGACCGGCTGGAACTGCCCAACCCGCGCTGGGCCGCCGTCGCCGACGTGGCAGAGCTCATCGCCTTCGGCGATGACAACGGCTGGCCCGTGGTCCTGAAGACCCCGCGTGGCGGTTACGACGGCAAGGGCGTGCGGATCATCGACTCCGCCGAGGACGCCGCCGCTGCCTCCGCTTGGTTCGAGGCCATGTCTCCGCTGCTGGCCGAGGCCAAGGTCGAGTTCAGCCGGGAACTCTCCGCGCTCGTAGCCCGGACCCCGGATGGCGAGTCGCGTGCGTGGCCTGTGGTGCACACCGTCCAGGTCGACGGCGTGTGTGATGAAGTGATCGCCCCGGCACTGGACATTCCACTCGAGGTGGCCGCTGCGGCCGAGAGCGCCGCCCTGCGGATCGCCAACGAGCTCGGCGTCACGGGTGTCATGGCCGTGGAACTGTTCGAGACGCCCGGCGTCGGAGCGGGATTCCTGATCAATGAGCTGGCGATGCGCCCGCACAACACCGGTCACTGGACCCAGGATGGCTCGGTCACCAGCCAGTTCGAACAGCACCTGCGCGCAATCCTGAACCTGCCGTTGGGCGCCACGGACGTCCTCGGCCCCGTCGTCGTCATGAAGAACTTCCTCGGCGGCGAGAACCAGGACCTGTTTTCCGCCTATCCGGCAGCCCTGGCCAGCGAACCTGCAGCCAAGGTCCACTGCTACGGCAAGGCGGTTCGGCCGGGCCGGAAGATCGGCCACGTGAACCTCGTTGGAACGTCGACGGCGGAGGTTGAATCGGTCCGGGCCAGGGCCGCCACCGTCGCCAACATCATCCGCAACGGACGGGTACAGGCCAGCACTGCATCAGGACATCCCGAGGAGACAGTATGA
- the purE gene encoding 5-(carboxyamino)imidazole ribonucleotide mutase, translating to MGSDSDWTVMEAAAEALAEFGIPFEADVVSAHRMPAEMIRYGQTAHERGLRVIIAGAGGAAHLPGMLAAVTPLPVIGVPVPLKMLDGMDSLLSIVQMPAGVPVATVSIGGARNAGLLAVRILAAGTDSLAVQLRARLVEFAQELNDVATAKGASLRQKVSDVFADGNAAPRGSR from the coding sequence ATGGGCTCGGACTCGGACTGGACCGTCATGGAGGCAGCCGCTGAGGCCCTCGCCGAGTTCGGCATCCCGTTCGAGGCCGACGTCGTCTCCGCCCACCGCATGCCCGCCGAAATGATCCGGTACGGGCAGACCGCGCACGAGCGCGGACTGCGCGTCATCATCGCCGGCGCAGGCGGAGCAGCACACCTGCCCGGCATGCTGGCCGCCGTGACGCCGCTCCCCGTCATCGGCGTCCCCGTACCGCTCAAGATGCTCGACGGCATGGACTCCCTGCTGTCCATCGTGCAGATGCCCGCCGGTGTTCCCGTCGCCACGGTGTCCATCGGAGGCGCGCGGAACGCCGGGCTCCTGGCCGTGCGGATCCTGGCGGCGGGCACCGACAGCCTTGCCGTCCAGCTCAGGGCCCGCCTCGTTGAATTCGCCCAGGAACTCAACGACGTCGCCACGGCCAAGGGCGCCAGCCTGCGGCAAAAAGTAAGCGACGTGTTCGCTGACGGAAACGCCGCTCCGCGGGGCAGCCGCTAA
- a CDS encoding LCP family protein yields the protein MTNSYPRASPSGRSEPEDRQQPRADPVRYPWGAAAPVLTKRAFLLVLMTMLVPGSAQIVAGNRRLGRAALRVTLVVWALALVAVVLLLTARPTLMNLVTNPLGSLLLVLGLAALAVGWAVLFYNTLRLIRPVLLRPKVRPAVVLALVLAMVLGSGSLGYAAYLLNVGRDAIGSIFANGPTIEPSEGRYNFLMMGGDAGADRTGRRPDSLSVISVDAKTGKTAIISVPRNLQNAQFSKESPMGRIYPDGYDCGDECLINAINTEVTNEYQNLYPGVADPGAQATLEAVSGTLGIKVQAYVLVDMEGFSKLIDAMGGIRIKAGGWVPLSGNMVDEANGIHGMPLGWIPAGDQTLDGYHALWYGRSREFVDDYARIQRQQCVQQAMLKQLDPAKLLAKFEDIAKAGTKVVDSNISASQLGSFVDLAMKAKGQDVSRLTIGPPDFDASFSTVPDFNVIHKRVDQLLAAKSSAAADDSMVPQAAPGPLSAAGAAPAKQVAPPPSDFTPVTTTPDGKPITEKMLNDFKRQGDEQSIRDLVATNGQCAPL from the coding sequence ATGACCAACAGTTACCCCCGCGCCTCGCCGAGCGGCCGTTCCGAGCCAGAGGACCGGCAGCAGCCGCGGGCGGATCCCGTCCGGTATCCCTGGGGCGCCGCGGCACCGGTCCTTACCAAGCGCGCGTTCCTGCTGGTCCTCATGACGATGCTGGTTCCCGGCAGCGCCCAGATCGTTGCCGGCAACCGGCGGCTGGGACGGGCCGCCCTGCGCGTCACCCTGGTGGTGTGGGCGCTGGCACTGGTGGCTGTGGTCCTGCTCCTGACGGCGCGCCCGACCCTGATGAACCTCGTCACCAACCCCCTCGGCTCGCTCCTGCTGGTCCTCGGCCTGGCCGCCCTCGCCGTCGGCTGGGCGGTCCTGTTCTACAACACCCTGCGCCTGATCCGGCCCGTCCTGCTCAGGCCGAAGGTGCGTCCCGCCGTTGTCCTGGCCCTGGTGCTGGCAATGGTCCTCGGCAGCGGTTCCCTCGGCTACGCCGCCTACCTGCTCAACGTGGGACGCGACGCCATCGGGAGCATCTTTGCCAACGGCCCCACCATTGAACCGTCCGAAGGGCGGTACAACTTCCTCATGATGGGCGGCGACGCCGGAGCGGACCGCACGGGACGCCGCCCGGACAGCCTCTCCGTCATCAGCGTTGACGCCAAGACGGGCAAGACCGCGATCATCTCGGTGCCGCGGAACCTGCAGAACGCGCAGTTCAGCAAAGAATCCCCCATGGGCCGCATCTACCCCGACGGCTACGACTGCGGCGACGAGTGCCTCATCAACGCCATCAATACCGAGGTCACCAACGAATACCAGAACCTCTACCCCGGGGTGGCGGACCCAGGGGCGCAGGCGACGCTGGAGGCGGTTTCCGGGACCCTGGGCATCAAGGTGCAGGCCTACGTCCTGGTGGACATGGAGGGCTTTTCCAAGCTGATCGACGCGATGGGCGGCATCAGGATCAAGGCCGGCGGCTGGGTCCCCCTGAGCGGCAATATGGTGGACGAGGCCAACGGAATCCACGGCATGCCGCTGGGCTGGATCCCGGCAGGCGACCAGACCCTGGACGGGTACCACGCCCTCTGGTACGGCCGCTCGCGGGAATTCGTGGACGACTACGCCCGCATCCAGCGGCAGCAGTGCGTCCAGCAGGCGATGCTCAAGCAGCTGGATCCGGCAAAGCTGCTGGCAAAGTTCGAGGACATTGCCAAAGCGGGCACCAAAGTGGTGGACTCCAACATTTCGGCGAGCCAGCTCGGCAGCTTCGTGGACCTGGCCATGAAGGCCAAGGGCCAGGACGTCAGCCGGCTGACCATCGGCCCGCCGGACTTCGATGCCTCGTTCTCCACGGTCCCGGACTTCAACGTCATCCACAAACGGGTGGACCAGCTCCTCGCGGCAAAGTCCTCCGCTGCCGCGGACGACAGCATGGTGCCCCAGGCTGCGCCCGGACCGCTCTCCGCCGCGGGCGCGGCGCCTGCCAAGCAGGTGGCGCCACCGCCGTCGGACTTCACCCCGGTGACCACGACGCCGGACGGCAAGCCGATCACCGAAAAGATGCTCAACGACTTCAAGCGCCAGGGCGACGAACAGTCCATCCGCGACCTCGTCGCCACGAACGGCCAGTGCGCGCCGCTCTAG
- the manA gene encoding mannose-6-phosphate isomerase, class I, with protein sequence MYELENVLRPYAWGSTTAIAKLLGRPASGGPEAELWIGAHPDSPSVARSAAAAAAVSSSEGDGRRPLDDLIADDPVHHLGNESVAEFGPRLPFLMKVLAAERPLSLQVHPTLEQAREGFAREEAAGVARDATERNYKDDNHKPEMIFALTDFEALCGFRPAAESRAVFLHLAACFDLAGLDLPPLVPALLADLAQPDEPAALRAAFERLIAGGEDVSHATAMIVAALISGAPMAGHVAELTTVVNLNAEYPGDPGVLISLLLNRISLAPGEAVYLPAGNVHAYLRGLGIEVMASSDNVLRGGLTPKFVDVPELLRTVAFEAVGVPMLEAETTMLDQELYRPPFREFQLQRVELQPGQGPVPLAQSGAGVVIVVAGTVLLDSPKGELRLGRGASAFLPAAEAPVNVHAISGAAETALAFAVTTGLKA encoded by the coding sequence GTGTACGAACTTGAGAACGTCCTCCGGCCCTACGCCTGGGGTTCAACGACGGCGATCGCGAAGCTGCTCGGCAGGCCCGCCTCCGGTGGTCCCGAGGCGGAACTGTGGATCGGCGCGCACCCGGACTCCCCGTCCGTGGCGCGCTCGGCTGCGGCTGCGGCGGCCGTGTCCAGCTCCGAGGGCGACGGCCGCCGCCCCCTGGATGACCTGATCGCGGACGACCCGGTGCACCACCTGGGCAATGAGAGCGTTGCCGAGTTCGGACCCCGGCTCCCGTTCCTGATGAAGGTCCTTGCCGCCGAGCGTCCGCTCTCCCTGCAGGTCCACCCCACCCTGGAGCAGGCGCGGGAAGGCTTTGCCCGTGAGGAGGCGGCCGGCGTCGCCCGTGATGCCACCGAGCGCAACTATAAGGACGACAACCACAAGCCCGAAATGATCTTCGCGCTGACGGACTTCGAGGCGCTGTGCGGTTTCCGCCCGGCCGCGGAGTCACGGGCCGTATTCCTGCACCTGGCGGCATGCTTTGACCTTGCGGGGCTGGACCTGCCGCCGCTGGTCCCGGCGCTGTTGGCGGACCTGGCACAGCCGGACGAGCCGGCAGCCCTCCGCGCCGCCTTCGAGCGCCTCATCGCAGGCGGTGAGGACGTCTCGCATGCCACTGCGATGATCGTGGCCGCCCTCATCTCCGGAGCGCCGATGGCGGGGCACGTGGCGGAGCTGACCACCGTCGTGAACCTCAACGCCGAGTACCCCGGAGACCCGGGTGTGTTGATCTCGCTGCTGCTGAACCGGATCTCGCTGGCGCCGGGCGAAGCCGTGTACCTGCCCGCCGGCAACGTGCATGCCTACCTTCGCGGGCTCGGGATCGAGGTGATGGCCTCCTCCGACAACGTGCTCCGCGGCGGGCTGACGCCCAAATTCGTGGACGTCCCGGAGTTGCTCCGGACCGTGGCGTTCGAAGCCGTCGGGGTGCCTATGCTTGAGGCCGAGACCACGATGCTGGACCAGGAGCTCTACCGTCCCCCGTTCCGGGAGTTCCAGCTGCAGCGCGTCGAGCTTCAGCCCGGCCAAGGACCGGTGCCGCTGGCTCAATCCGGCGCCGGAGTGGTCATCGTCGTTGCCGGCACGGTCCTGCTCGACTCCCCCAAAGGCGAACTCCGCCTGGGCCGCGGCGCGAGCGCGTTCCTGCCCGCCGCCGAGGCCCCCGTCAATGTGCACGCCATCTCCGGCGCTGCAGAGACCGCCCTGGCGTTTGCCGTCACCACCGGACTGAAAGCCTGA
- a CDS encoding peptidoglycan bridge formation glycyltransferase FemA/FemB family protein yields the protein MDYFLQGPHWADFQRALGRTVHEQSGPGWSFLAVEESNPAGKLLYTPYGPVAASVEAFDTALAALTDLARRTGAVFVRIEPVSAGLAVPAAAGELRRRGLQPAPVNQQPELSWIVDLDRDFKEVLADMKPVNRNLYRNIHKKGVTFRATKDPAEISVLLEFLHLTAARNGFKPQSDEYLSQVARSLMPTGAATLFIAELEGSPIAAALAYDSTDTRTYAHAALDDAHRKLSAGIPLLVTLMADAKEKGLKHVDLWGVAPEGQPDHKWAGFTAFKKSFGGRGVEYPGTWDLPVRKLRYAAYQLARKAAQAAKRAPAGLRALTGKLKSIRR from the coding sequence GTGGATTATTTTTTGCAGGGCCCCCACTGGGCCGACTTCCAGCGCGCGCTCGGCCGGACCGTCCATGAACAGTCCGGGCCCGGCTGGAGCTTCCTCGCTGTGGAGGAGTCGAATCCGGCCGGGAAGCTGCTGTACACACCCTACGGTCCGGTGGCGGCGTCGGTTGAGGCATTCGACACCGCCCTGGCGGCCCTGACTGATCTGGCACGCCGGACAGGCGCGGTGTTCGTCCGGATCGAGCCGGTCAGCGCCGGGCTCGCTGTCCCGGCCGCCGCCGGGGAACTGCGCCGCCGCGGCCTGCAGCCCGCGCCGGTGAACCAGCAGCCGGAGCTGAGCTGGATCGTGGACCTGGACCGCGACTTCAAGGAAGTCCTGGCGGACATGAAGCCGGTGAACCGCAACCTGTACCGGAATATCCATAAAAAGGGCGTGACGTTCCGCGCCACCAAGGATCCGGCCGAGATCTCGGTGCTGCTGGAGTTCCTCCACCTGACGGCTGCCCGCAACGGCTTCAAGCCCCAGAGCGATGAATATCTCAGCCAGGTGGCCCGCTCCCTGATGCCGACGGGAGCCGCGACGCTGTTCATTGCCGAACTGGAGGGCAGTCCCATCGCCGCGGCCCTGGCCTACGACTCCACGGACACCCGGACCTACGCTCACGCAGCGCTGGATGACGCCCACCGCAAGCTCAGTGCCGGAATCCCGCTGCTGGTGACGCTGATGGCCGACGCCAAGGAGAAGGGCTTGAAGCACGTGGACCTCTGGGGCGTGGCCCCCGAAGGCCAACCGGACCACAAGTGGGCCGGCTTCACGGCGTTTAAAAAGTCCTTCGGCGGACGCGGCGTCGAGTACCCCGGGACCTGGGACCTGCCGGTGCGGAAGCTTCGCTACGCCGCGTACCAGCTGGCCCGCAAGGCTGCACAGGCAGCGAAGAGGGCCCCCGCCGGGCTTCGCGCCCTGACAGGCAAGCTCAAGTCCATCCGCCGCTGA
- the glpX gene encoding class II fructose-bisphosphatase: MTQKYSTLSPSLAVGTDEPDRNLALELVRVTEAAAIAGGHWVGFGDKNKADGAAVDAMRSFLQTVHFNGVVVIGEGEKDEAPMLFNGERVGDGTGPECDVAVDPIDGTRLTALGINNALAVLAVAERGSMFDPSAVFYMEKLVTGPEAADMVDLRLPVKQNLHLIAKAKGVKVNQLNVMILDRDRHRPLVEEIREAGARTKFIMDGDVAGAIAAARSGTGVDALMGIGGTPEGIVAACAIKSLGGVIQGRLWPTSDEEKQKAIDAGHDLERVLSTNDLVSSDNCYFAATGITDGDLLKGVRYSKNKVLTQSIVMRSKSGTIRFVDGEHQASKWEGYARKS, translated from the coding sequence ATGACCCAGAAGTATTCCACGCTTTCCCCGTCTCTCGCCGTCGGGACCGACGAGCCTGACCGCAACCTTGCACTGGAACTGGTCCGCGTCACCGAGGCCGCGGCCATCGCCGGCGGCCACTGGGTCGGCTTCGGAGACAAGAACAAGGCCGACGGCGCCGCCGTCGACGCCATGCGCTCCTTCCTCCAGACCGTCCACTTCAACGGCGTCGTGGTTATCGGTGAAGGCGAAAAGGACGAGGCGCCGATGCTGTTCAACGGCGAACGGGTCGGCGACGGGACCGGTCCGGAGTGCGATGTCGCCGTCGACCCGATCGACGGAACCCGGCTGACCGCCCTGGGCATCAACAACGCGCTTGCGGTGCTGGCCGTGGCCGAACGCGGCTCCATGTTCGACCCCTCCGCCGTGTTCTACATGGAAAAGCTGGTGACCGGCCCGGAAGCCGCCGACATGGTGGACCTGCGCCTGCCGGTCAAGCAGAACCTGCACCTCATTGCCAAGGCCAAGGGCGTCAAGGTCAACCAGCTCAACGTGATGATCCTGGACCGCGACCGGCACCGTCCGCTCGTTGAGGAGATCCGCGAAGCCGGGGCCCGCACCAAGTTCATCATGGACGGTGACGTTGCGGGCGCCATCGCCGCAGCACGCTCGGGTACCGGCGTTGACGCGCTGATGGGCATCGGCGGCACGCCGGAAGGCATTGTGGCCGCCTGCGCCATCAAGTCCCTCGGCGGCGTGATCCAGGGCCGCCTCTGGCCCACCAGCGACGAGGAAAAGCAGAAGGCGATCGACGCCGGCCACGACCTGGAGCGCGTCCTGTCGACCAACGACCTCGTCTCCAGCGACAACTGCTACTTCGCAGCCACCGGCATCACCGACGGCGACCTGCTCAAGGGCGTGCGCTACTCCAAGAACAAGGTCCTCACCCAGTCCATCGTGATGCGCTCCAAGTCCGGCACCATCCGGTTTGTGGACGGCGAGCACCAGGCCAGCAAGTGGGAAGGCTACGCCCGCAAGAGCTAG
- a CDS encoding DUF4245 domain-containing protein: protein MQDTSASAPATPAGGAPQGAAGASAQPPVKPVIAPGAAKRANASVIGMIIALALSIGTFLPIVLMNPSPKSDGYRPDVNVSAIAGNAAGVAGFTPVAPLTGDTFRPNYARWESGTGSGVATWEVGYITPKESFIGLVQTRQSNPTWLVQQVKNAPVTGTRNAGGQDWELRDSGKGEKSMVLVHRGTTVILSGTAQLDEFSLLAAAVVKTLDSNPEATVSHSATPSP from the coding sequence ATGCAGGATACGTCCGCCTCGGCCCCAGCAACCCCCGCCGGCGGAGCCCCGCAAGGTGCCGCCGGGGCGTCCGCCCAGCCACCCGTCAAGCCCGTCATCGCGCCGGGTGCGGCGAAACGGGCGAACGCGTCGGTGATCGGGATGATCATTGCTCTGGCCCTGAGCATCGGGACGTTCCTTCCGATTGTGCTGATGAACCCCTCGCCGAAAAGCGACGGTTACCGGCCCGATGTCAACGTCAGCGCCATTGCAGGCAACGCCGCTGGTGTGGCGGGATTCACACCGGTGGCCCCGCTCACAGGCGACACATTCCGTCCTAATTACGCCCGCTGGGAGTCCGGCACGGGCAGCGGTGTCGCTACCTGGGAGGTCGGCTACATCACTCCGAAGGAGTCCTTCATCGGTCTGGTGCAGACCCGCCAGTCCAACCCCACCTGGCTGGTGCAACAGGTCAAGAACGCGCCGGTGACCGGTACCCGGAACGCCGGCGGGCAGGACTGGGAGCTCCGGGACTCGGGCAAGGGCGAGAAGAGCATGGTGCTGGTCCACCGCGGCACCACCGTCATCCTCAGCGGCACCGCGCAGCTCGACGAGTTCAGCCTGCTGGCCGCCGCCGTCGTGAAGACCCTGGACAGCAACCCGGAGGCAACAGTTTCACATTCGGCCACCCCCTCCCCGTAA
- a CDS encoding carbonic anhydrase has translation MATYLTPALAWRRLREGNERFVSGTSSHPNQDASRRSSLVENQHPFAVIFGCSDSRLAAEIIFDLGLGDAFVVRTAGHVLDDAVLGSLEYSVSVLGVPLIVVLGHDRCGAVTATKTAVETGQMPVGFMRSLVERITPAVLTSRRNNQDSINEMVVENVKQASRHLVDSSRVITAAVEGGQASVIGLAYSLADGRADLVSSIGEL, from the coding sequence GTGGCTACTTATCTGACTCCTGCACTTGCCTGGCGCCGACTTCGAGAAGGAAACGAACGCTTCGTTTCCGGCACCTCCTCCCACCCGAACCAGGACGCGTCACGCCGGTCCTCGCTGGTGGAGAACCAGCACCCCTTCGCCGTCATTTTCGGCTGCTCCGACTCCCGGCTGGCGGCCGAAATCATCTTCGACCTGGGCCTGGGCGACGCCTTTGTGGTCCGCACCGCCGGCCATGTGCTCGATGACGCCGTTCTCGGCTCGCTGGAGTACAGCGTCAGCGTCCTGGGCGTGCCGCTGATCGTGGTCCTGGGCCATGACCGCTGCGGCGCCGTCACCGCGACGAAAACGGCGGTCGAGACAGGTCAGATGCCGGTCGGCTTCATGCGCAGCCTGGTGGAGCGGATCACCCCGGCGGTGCTGACCTCCCGGCGGAACAACCAGGACAGCATCAACGAGATGGTGGTCGAAAACGTCAAGCAGGCGTCACGGCACCTCGTGGACAGCTCACGGGTGATCACGGCGGCAGTGGAGGGCGGCCAGGCCTCGGTGATCGGGCTGGCCTACAGCCTGGCCGACGGCAGGGCCGATCTCGTTTCCTCGATTGGGGAACTCTAG
- a CDS encoding class II fumarate hydratase produces MTSTEELNTEEFRIEHDTMGEVRVPVNALYRAQTQRAVENFPISGKTLERAHIEALARVKKAAAQANAELGVLDGELAQAIADAADEVAAGKYDGDFPIDVFQTGSGTSSNMNTNEVLAELASRALKAAGSDKVVHPNDHVNASQSSNDVFPTSVHVAATSALINDLIPALDYLAKSLERKAAEFKDVVKSGRTHLMDATPVTLGQEFGGYAAQVRYGIERINASLPRVAEVPLGGTAVGTGINTPAGFPERVIELLATDTGLPLTEARDHFEAQANRDGLIEASSQLRNIAISFMKINNDLRWMGSGPNTGLGEIAIPDLQPGSSIMPGKVNPVICEASIMVAAQVIGNDTAIAWSGTNGAFELNVGIPVMAANLLESIRLLANTSRVMADKMIDGITANVERARFLAEASPSIVTPLNKFIGYENAAKITKKAVAEGLTIRETVVAMGFLERGELTEEQLDTALDVMSMTRPPHKA; encoded by the coding sequence ATGACTTCCACTGAAGAGTTGAACACCGAAGAGTTCCGCATTGAACACGACACGATGGGCGAAGTCCGCGTCCCCGTGAACGCCCTGTACCGCGCCCAGACGCAGCGCGCGGTGGAGAACTTCCCGATCTCTGGCAAGACCCTGGAGCGTGCCCACATCGAGGCCCTCGCCCGGGTCAAGAAGGCTGCCGCGCAGGCCAACGCAGAACTGGGAGTGCTCGACGGCGAGCTGGCCCAGGCGATCGCCGACGCTGCCGATGAGGTTGCTGCCGGGAAGTACGACGGCGACTTCCCCATCGACGTCTTCCAGACCGGTTCCGGCACGTCCTCCAACATGAACACGAACGAGGTGCTCGCCGAGCTCGCCTCCCGCGCCCTCAAGGCCGCCGGCAGCGACAAGGTGGTCCACCCGAACGACCACGTCAACGCCTCGCAGTCCTCCAACGACGTCTTCCCGACGTCGGTCCACGTGGCCGCGACCTCCGCGCTGATCAACGACCTGATCCCGGCGCTGGACTACCTGGCCAAGTCCCTGGAGCGCAAGGCAGCCGAGTTCAAGGACGTCGTGAAGTCCGGGCGCACCCACCTGATGGACGCCACCCCCGTCACCCTCGGACAGGAGTTCGGCGGTTACGCCGCCCAGGTCCGCTACGGCATCGAGCGCATCAACGCCTCCCTCCCCCGGGTTGCCGAAGTTCCGCTCGGCGGCACGGCCGTGGGCACCGGTATCAACACCCCCGCCGGTTTCCCGGAGCGCGTCATCGAACTGCTGGCAACGGACACCGGCCTGCCGCTGACCGAGGCCCGCGACCACTTCGAGGCCCAGGCCAACCGCGACGGCCTGATCGAGGCGTCCAGCCAGCTGCGCAACATCGCCATCTCCTTCATGAAGATCAACAACGACCTCCGCTGGATGGGTTCCGGACCCAACACCGGCCTTGGCGAAATCGCCATCCCCGACCTGCAGCCGGGCTCCTCGATCATGCCCGGCAAGGTCAACCCGGTCATCTGCGAGGCGTCGATCATGGTGGCCGCACAGGTCATCGGCAACGACACCGCCATCGCCTGGTCCGGCACCAACGGTGCGTTCGAGCTGAACGTCGGCATTCCCGTCATGGCCGCCAACCTGCTCGAATCCATCCGCCTGCTGGCCAACACCAGCCGCGTCATGGCCGACAAGATGATCGACGGCATCACCGCCAACGTGGAACGCGCCCGCTTCCTGGCTGAGGCTTCCCCGTCCATCGTTACCCCGCTGAACAAGTTCATCGGGTACGAAAACGCCGCCAAGATCACCAAGAAGGCGGTGGCCGAGGGGCTCACCATCCGCGAGACAGTCGTGGCCATGGGCTTCCTGGAGCGCGGCGAACTGACCGAGGAACAGCTGGACACCGCCCTGGACGTCATGTCCATGACGCGTCCCCCGCACAAGGCCTAG